Proteins encoded together in one Leptolyngbya sp. 'hensonii' window:
- a CDS encoding helix-turn-helix domain-containing protein, which yields MALYWLSLVPAPLRIKLSDEEDRTLAELRLARTVPQRTRDRAHMLRLNAQGWTAPAIAEVFEC from the coding sequence TTGGCCCTCTACTGGTTGTCTCTAGTGCCTGCCCCCTTACGAATCAAACTGAGTGACGAGGAAGACCGCACCCTGGCTGAACTGAGATTAGCCAGGACCGTGCCGCAACGAACCCGAGACCGTGCCCATATGCTGCGGCTGAATGCGCAAGGATGGACCGCCCCGGCAATCGCCGAGGTCTTTGAGTGC